A single genomic interval of Zobellia nedashkovskayae harbors:
- the gcvP gene encoding aminomethyl-transferring glycine dehydrogenase — translation MKTDVFALRHIGIREEDQEHMLKTVGTDTLDQLIYETIPNDIRLKQPLQLNAAMSEHKFLAHIQELSEQNDVFRTYIGLGYHESLTPSVIKRNILENPGWYTAYTPYQAEIAQGRLEALLNFQTVVADLTGMELANASLLDESTAAAEAMTMLFDARSREQKKNGILKFFVSEEVLPQTLSLLKTRSTPLGIELIIGNHEEFSFSQDFYGTLLQYPGKHGQLNDYADFVSKAKENDIKVAVAADILSLVLLTPPGEFGVDVVVGTTQRFGIPLGYGGPHAAFFATKEAYKRNIPGRIIGITKDTDGKTALRMALQTREQHIKRDKATSNICTAQVLLAVMAGMYAVYHGPEGLKYIANKVHRTAVTLAGALEKLGLYQTNSSYFDTITVKADASSVRKVAEENGVNFLYVDNETISIAVNEATSLQDLNQIVSVFTEALGKETIETVSLLSKSAITPSIQRQSSFLQNEVFNRYHSETELMRYIKKLERKDLSLNHSMISLGSCTMKLNAASEMLPLSMARWANIHPFVPVEQAKGYQFVLKELAKDLSTITGFAATSLQPNSGAQGEYAGLMVIRAYHESRNEGHRNVCIIPASAHGTNPASAVMAGMKVVVTKTDEKGNIDVSDLEEKVLKYSENLAALMVTYPSTHGVFESSIKYITKLIHDNGGQVYMDGANMNAQVGLTNPAIIGADVCHLNLHKTFAIPHGGGGPGVGPICVAEQLVPFLPGNPVIETGGNAAITAISAAPWGSSLVCLISYGYIKMLGEQGLRHSTEIAILNANYIKHKLSGAYDVLYTGEKGRAAHEMIIDCRPFKKSGIEVTDIAKRLMDYGFHAPTVSFPVAGTLMIEPTESESLTELDRFCDAMLSIRAEINEASTEDDNNVLKNSPHTLEMLTADEWNFPYSRQIAAFPLSYIQENKFWPSVRRVDDAYGDRNLICTCAPIEAYAEAE, via the coding sequence ATGAAGACAGACGTATTTGCTTTGCGCCATATAGGCATCAGGGAAGAAGATCAAGAGCACATGCTCAAAACTGTAGGTACAGACACCTTAGATCAGCTCATTTACGAAACGATTCCAAATGATATTCGCCTAAAACAACCATTGCAGCTAAATGCAGCTATGAGCGAACATAAGTTTCTAGCTCATATTCAAGAGCTTTCAGAACAAAATGACGTTTTTCGTACCTATATTGGTTTGGGGTATCACGAAAGTTTAACACCTTCAGTAATCAAAAGAAATATTCTAGAAAATCCGGGTTGGTATACAGCCTATACTCCTTACCAAGCAGAAATTGCCCAAGGAAGACTAGAAGCCCTTTTAAATTTTCAAACTGTTGTAGCTGACCTTACGGGAATGGAATTGGCAAATGCTTCGCTTTTAGATGAAAGTACCGCTGCTGCAGAAGCCATGACCATGTTGTTTGATGCTCGTAGCCGCGAACAAAAGAAAAACGGTATTTTAAAATTCTTCGTATCCGAAGAAGTACTACCACAAACATTGTCTCTCTTAAAAACCCGTTCCACGCCACTAGGTATTGAGTTGATTATAGGAAATCATGAAGAATTCTCTTTCTCTCAAGATTTTTACGGAACTTTATTGCAATACCCAGGAAAACATGGTCAATTAAACGACTATGCCGACTTTGTATCCAAAGCGAAAGAAAACGATATTAAAGTAGCTGTTGCAGCAGACATACTAAGTTTAGTACTTCTTACTCCTCCGGGAGAATTTGGTGTAGATGTTGTTGTGGGCACCACGCAAAGGTTTGGTATTCCTCTAGGTTATGGAGGTCCTCATGCTGCATTCTTCGCGACAAAAGAGGCATATAAAAGAAATATTCCCGGTCGGATTATTGGCATCACTAAAGATACTGATGGCAAAACTGCCCTTAGAATGGCACTCCAGACTAGAGAACAACATATTAAAAGAGATAAGGCTACCTCAAATATCTGTACAGCACAAGTACTATTGGCTGTCATGGCGGGCATGTATGCCGTATACCATGGCCCAGAAGGCTTAAAATATATAGCGAATAAAGTACATCGTACCGCAGTAACCTTAGCTGGCGCGTTGGAGAAATTAGGTTTATATCAAACCAATTCCTCTTATTTTGATACGATTACCGTAAAAGCTGATGCCAGTAGCGTTCGGAAAGTAGCAGAGGAAAACGGTGTTAACTTTCTTTATGTTGACAATGAAACTATTTCTATTGCAGTAAATGAAGCCACATCTTTACAAGACCTTAACCAAATTGTCTCTGTCTTTACAGAAGCCCTTGGAAAAGAAACTATAGAAACAGTAAGCCTCTTATCTAAATCTGCAATAACTCCAAGCATACAGCGCCAGTCTTCTTTTTTACAAAATGAAGTGTTCAACAGGTATCATTCAGAAACAGAACTGATGCGTTACATTAAGAAATTAGAGCGTAAAGATCTTTCATTGAATCATTCTATGATTTCATTAGGTTCATGTACAATGAAATTGAATGCCGCTTCAGAAATGTTGCCATTGAGCATGGCACGTTGGGCTAACATTCATCCGTTTGTGCCTGTTGAACAAGCCAAAGGATATCAGTTTGTATTGAAAGAATTGGCCAAAGATTTATCAACAATAACAGGTTTTGCCGCAACATCATTGCAACCCAATTCAGGTGCACAAGGTGAGTACGCAGGCCTCATGGTTATTAGAGCTTACCACGAATCCCGAAATGAGGGACACCGAAATGTATGTATCATTCCAGCTTCGGCTCATGGTACGAATCCTGCTTCCGCTGTAATGGCAGGTATGAAGGTAGTCGTTACTAAGACCGATGAAAAAGGAAATATAGACGTATCCGATTTAGAAGAAAAAGTTTTAAAGTATTCTGAAAACCTTGCTGCTTTAATGGTTACTTATCCTTCTACGCACGGTGTTTTTGAATCTTCTATTAAATACATTACAAAACTAATTCATGATAACGGCGGCCAAGTATATATGGACGGTGCTAACATGAATGCGCAAGTAGGCCTTACTAATCCTGCTATTATTGGTGCCGATGTTTGCCACTTAAATCTTCATAAAACCTTTGCTATACCACATGGTGGTGGTGGCCCGGGTGTAGGTCCTATTTGTGTTGCAGAGCAGTTAGTTCCATTTCTTCCAGGTAACCCTGTCATTGAAACTGGTGGTAATGCAGCCATTACTGCAATTTCTGCGGCACCATGGGGAAGTTCTTTGGTTTGCTTGATTTCTTATGGCTATATAAAAATGCTAGGGGAACAAGGGTTAAGACACTCCACTGAAATAGCTATACTGAATGCCAATTACATTAAACACAAATTAAGTGGAGCCTACGATGTTCTTTACACAGGTGAAAAAGGACGTGCAGCACACGAGATGATTATTGACTGTAGGCCTTTTAAAAAGAGCGGTATTGAAGTTACCGATATAGCAAAAAGATTAATGGACTATGGTTTTCACGCGCCAACGGTTTCTTTTCCAGTAGCAGGAACTTTAATGATCGAACCTACGGAAAGTGAAAGTTTAACCGAATTAGACCGTT